The Homo sapiens chromosome 21, GRCh38.p14 Primary Assembly DNA window AATGTTTTCTGTGAAATGGTCTTGGCAAATAGCATTAAGAAATCTTGTTGAATTTCAAAGAAAAGGTCTGATTAGAGGTGCCTGTTGGAAGCAGAAGCCTCAAGAAATGAGGAAGGAAAGTTAATTTGAGGGTCTGTTTCATTTCTGATACAGAATAATCACAAAAACAAGTATATGCCGCTGGCTGTAGCTCCCCTTAGGATTTGGATAACCAGCTGGATTTCCAGATGGCCACTCCCGTTCTCTATGCTTCCCTCCTCCGGGCTATATCCTGCAGAGCTTCAGCGGGAAGTTCTCCGTGATGAGGTGGTCAGGGTGAAGCAGCACCACGATGTTAACCTCAAATtctgagaagagaagagagggtggGTTTGTGCTCACTGTTACCAAGCAGCGAAACCACACGCCGCCACCACTGCAGTCGCAGGAAGCTCTAACGGCGAAGGAGCACCCGGTGCGGGTGGGTTTCATTGCTGTCCCCTCAGCGCCACCCTGACCTTTCAGCCAAACTTTCAGTGGAGATGACTATGCTGATGTCTGACTACCTCTGTCAACTTTCTCTAAGTGAATTTTTGTCCTCTCATCTTGGAACATGAGTGATCAGGCTTCACCAACTACACTTTCCCTGTCCCTTTGCTTTCCTAAAAAGGATATTCTAGAACCCTTTCAATTCATTTGTATTCCTTTGccttatttttacatttcctaCGGTTCTTAATGAAATAGCAGACTGTGAACCAGCGCATAGCTGTCTGGGCCCATGTCCCCAATCCCCAGGTGAGAAACAGTCTTCAGAAGCAACAATTTCATTGTTGCTCCATTGGATACTATTCATCCATCACCTTTCAGCAAACAGGATTCCTTCTCCACCGACTCTTCAGCTGATATGGGTGAGCCTTGTTGATCCTAACAAAAGGGATGTGTGTGAAGAGGAAGCACCTGACGACAAACAAGCACCATCTCCTTCCCCAGTGTGAGGAGGGGTGGGAAGGGCATCGTGTGGGCAGAGGGCACCCTGTGCTGAGCCCCACACTGTGGCAGCTCAGCTGTGGAAGGGGCCTTGGAGTCAGTGCCCACCTGTGGCTGGGGTCTGCAGGACAACATCCCCGTGTGGGAGTGTCCACCTCCGCCCAAACATCAGCCACAAGAAGAGTCGGCCACCAGCAGTGGCCGGCCTGTCCTTCCTCACTTTATTGTCACTACATTAGAGTCCTCTGGGCACTTCCTGCCACCACTCCCTTCAATGGGTTCTCCACCCCTCTTGTTGTGCCCCCCAGAAGGGTGGAGGGTGTGGCTGGAGTGGACAGAGAGGGATGCCCAGCAGGCAAGATAGGGAGCTGGCGGGGGCTTTCCTTTACAGCAGGAAAACAGCTGCACTGGAGCCGCCATGATACCCAGGCGCTGCTTAGAGTCCGAGTGAGTTCCAGTCTCGGGCCTGACCGTGCATTTGAGGTCACTCGCACGGAATTGGAGGGGAACACACAGAGGTGCTGCTCTTGATGTGGATGCAGTGCTCACTCCTGACTTCCAACCTAGAGGTCCCCGAGCCTCTCTGAATCACAGTCCCCTGCTACTGAGAAGGCTCGGTCCCTTCCTACTGGGTCTCTCTGTTCTACTTCTTCGTAGTGTGGAGTGATCTCCCAATTAACATGATTCTTATTAAGATGGAGGTCCCATTACAATATTTATAGGAAGAGTTAAAAACATGGAAATGTTCATGATACAATGTTAAGGGAAAAAGGCAGAATATAAAAGGGTGTCTGTGACCTGATTCAGATCCCATGGTTAAAATATGAACACACAGGTTCATGGAAACTCACTAGAGGCATCTAGGCCGCGGGGCTCAAGGCCTTCCTGCTTCTGAGCGCTCACTCTGGGGTTTTCACGGGTCCTGGACCTTCACACAGAGCCACTTTCTCAGTATCCACACCACCCCCCACTCCTGTGGTGCTCGTTCACGGGAGTTTTCTTCACGGAGCTCAGCGTCACCTGCCCATGTCTACACAGAGCTCAGCGTCACCTGCCCATGTCTACACGGAGCTCAGCGTCACCTGCCCATGTCTACACAGAGCTCAGCGTCACCTGCCCATGTCTACACTGATGTGGGTCTGTGTGTTTCCCCATGTGACAGTGGAAGTCCCACAAGCACCAGGACTGCCTGTGGGTGTGTCCCCTGTGCGGCACAGCAGCTCCTTAACAAGGTTTTGTTGAGCAGCCGAAGGGCAGCAGGCTCTGAGCTGTATGGCCTGTGGCAGGCCCTGGCACTGAGGGACCGAAGGGCGGCAGGTTCTGAGCTCTGTGACCCACAGCAGGCCCTGGCGCTGAGCGGCCCTTCCCATGGGCCCATGAGGGCTGGGAGGCGAGTGCCACTTACCCACTTTGAAGTTGGTGGTCTCCAGTGTAGGGCAGGTGAACAGCCTAGGGAAGACCATGTAGATGGGGACAGAGAGGCCCCTGCACACATCCCCGTCGGCGATCTGAATGTTCTGAATCTCCGTGGCGTCGCGGGCATAGCCTTCTGCACACCCTGCGGGAGGGAGGCCACATCACGCGGTCAGGGCCAGCAGAGGCTGCGGGGTCCACATCCGCACCGGCACCACCCACCAGTCTGCTCCAAGAATCCTCCAGGGTCCCCTCCCCTCACTTTCCTTAGACACGCGGCTACTGCTAAGGCACAGCCACGCTCTTACTTTTGCTTCCCCGACGTCCTCTcgttttttagagtcagggtcatggtctgctctgctgcccaggctggagtgcaatggtgcgatctcagctcactgcagcctcaaaccaccctcccacctcagcctcctgagtagctgggattacaggggtgcgccactgtgcccagccccccagCATCCTCTTAACCATGGAACGTGAGGGTGGCAGTCGAGGGGGACAGGCAAgcgccaggcctggtggcacggcCCTCACCGCACGTCTCCACGCGCACCAGCTGCAGCTCCACGCTTCTGATGGCGGCTTCCGAGCTCTCCACCACCAGCTCTCCCGTTAGTGGCTGCGTGATGACACAGTTTGTTGAGTTGAGATGTCCTCGAAGGAGAAATTTGGGAAGCAAAGCtctctaaaacaaaatgaaaacaaatacatcAGAATGCAGGCAAGGGGGGAAAGTGCTCCATACTTTGGTGCAAATAAAACCTGGAAGCGAAGTTGGATAGTGGTTACACAGTCCACCGGGACCGTCTCACAAAACGGGAAGAAAGGAGCGAAGTACTGACGTCTTGGACATTAGCCGGCTGAATTATTCAACGACTCTCTACATATGGCACCTGACTGACACTCTGTGTACAGAGAATGCCTCAGAGAACCATCCTAATTGCCTAGTCTCAGAGCTAGAAAGCTCCTTCTTACCAAGGAATAAGACATGAAAAAGTCTGAGGGAGTCGCCATGGTGTTCAAGACAAcctgacacacacacagttaaaaagaaaagtcctggccaggcacagtggctcaggcccgtaatcccagggctttgggaggcaaaggcaggaggatcacttgaggccaggagttcaagaacagcctgtgtaacacagcaagaccccatctctaaaaaatgttttaaaaattagctgggcaggctggtgcacacctgtagtctcagttacgtgggaggcagaggcaggaggattgcttgaggctccagtgagcaaTGAttacaccagtgcactccagtctgggtgacaagaatgagatgctgtctcttaaaaaaaaaaacattcaaagatGTTCCCAattgtacaatttttaaaacccaagacatttattttatttcatggaaATTTGAAGAAAACTAGTTTCTTTGACGCTTGATGAGAAGCCTACAAACCTTTACTCTGCACACCTGACGCTGGCCAGGAAGGACTGATGATGGTCTAGAGCAGGGGTGTCCactcttttggcttccctgggccacgttggaagaagaagaattgtcttgggtcacacataaaatatattaacactaatgatagctgatgagctaaaaaaaaatcacagaaacaaaatctcatgttttaaggtttatgaatttgtgttgggtcacattcaaagccatcctggccGGTGGGCTGTGGGTTGAATGGGCTTGGTCTAGACAGAGACAATTTTTCTAGGAATCTTTACCTCTGGCTGGATCCCAGTTACTGAAAGGATCAGATATTGGCATACTACTGTCCAACAGAAACATAATGCAAGCTGCGAGTGGAAGCCACATATATAATTTGGAATTTTCtggtagccacattaaaaaagaaggtaaaattaaCGAATATATCAAAAGTGTTATCACTTCCACATATAATCAATATCAAAAATATGAATGATGTTTTACATTCTTCTTTTCATCCtgagtctttgaaatctggtcaGTATTTACACATCCAACTCAGCTACTTGGTCCAGCCATGTGTCCAGGGTCAATGGTGATGTGTGGCTGGTGGCCACCTGATCAGGCAGTGAAGCTCTGGACCTGAAAAGCCCGGGACTCTGGACCTGGCAGTCCCCAAAGGTACAGACCTCTGAAGAAGTCTGCATTCAAGAtggagcttttatttatttgtttttattataaacatttttagagacagggtcttgctctgttgcccaggctggagtacatggctcactgcagcctcacctcctgggctcaggcaatccttttgcctaagcctccctagtagctgggactacgatcgcatgccaccacacccagctaatttttacatttttcttttgtagagacaggttctatgttgcccacgctggtcttgaactcctgaccttaagtgatcctcctgccttggcctcccaaagtggtgggattccaggcatgatctactgtgcctggccaagacagagttttaaaaataactaagagaagCTATTTgtgtagaaaaacaaaaagcagtagCAGTACACATTAAAATTCTTTTAGGCGACTGATGAAAAAGGATAGCTTTCAACATTCAGCTCAAGATACTGACTAAACAATCAttttccctctcctcccactgACATGATattaacatatacaaataaaataaacctatACTATTTTGAGTCTGAGCTCCAGCCTAGTAGTTCCTGTAAAGCTGTCTTATATCCttccaataaatctcttttctacttaaaaatctACAAGATTTTCTACAATACATCTCTTTTCtacttaaaaagcaaaacaaaaaaccaccagtGGCATTTTGTGaataagcaattttattttatttgctttatgtgttattttcttattttccaacaATAAACCTGAATGGTTCTGTGGAAAGAAAAGTTCTTCGTGTTTACAAATAAACCTATACCTAGAAAAGCCACAAGGAACGCCCCGTGGGGACCACCCCAGTGAAGTGTTTCTGTCCGGCAGAAAGTGGACAGACAATCCGGCTCCCGGGAGTTCGGGGCACCCGTCCTCCAGGTGGCAGGGGGAGCGGTGAGAGCGGGTGTGCTCGCAGGGCGTGTGGTCAGCCTGCCATCGGGCGGGGGCCTGCGAAGGGCAGTAGGCAGGTATCACAGGTGAGCTCACCAGATGGGGGAAGCTGCCACAGACTGGCACCACAGCTTCCTGCAAAGGGGATCTCCCACCCGGAAAAGCAGACTCGGGGCAAGGTAGGACAAGTGTCCCACGTCATTCACAGCCACAATGCAGACAGCGAGCCTCTGGACTCAGGAGACAAGCTGCCTACAAACACCCCGGCCACGTGCCACACCCAGGGCAGAGCGCCTCTGATGAGCAGGTGCTGAGGACCAGGAGAACAGGTTCTCACCTGGGCTAAGGATACAGCCTCTACAACACCACCACACACATTAGATCCTCATTTGTAAATGTAAACTGACAACCGAGGATCAATACAcatttaaggaaaacaaaagcaagaaaaagacacacacactcgACAAACAGAACCAACCcctgagaaacagaatcaatacaGGAAAAGGAGATGAAAGGCCACTGCGTCCGTCATGGAAGCAGCAGCTATCCCGAAGAAGAAACGGTGTCTAGAAATGAATCACATTACTGCTGAGGTCAGCGCTTCCGAAGACAGGCTACAGAGGTGGGAGACGGGAGTCTGAGTGGCCCACTGGGGTCGCGTGCCCTCAGAGCCCGGAGAAGGGAGACGTGCAGAACAGACAGAGGAGTGGCCTTTCCTCCCTCACCTGTCTGAAAGGCTCCCCACGACACATGTCCAGCCTCTGAGGGATGAGGCCAATGACATCCCAGGGCCCAGGCCTCCCAGCTTGTCCTTCACTTGATCCTAGTCAGTGTGGTCCAGACAGCAGAATAAAGAATTAGAGGAAGGATGAAAAGTTACATCCAGGAAGAACTACAGGACTCCACTGTTTAGGAGAAATGCATGGCAGTGGATGAGAGGGCAAGATCAGGGAGGCCGGGGCCAGGCAGAGTTTTGGACGGGCCCAAGTTCACCGTGCAGCTCGAGGGACCAGCTGAGGCTCCACCAGCGGCTGCCACTGACAGCCAGACAGCCCTGTCCTGATGCAGGAGGCGGGGGAGCTGGGCTGGCACTGCCCAGGCGTCTGTGTCCTCACTGTACCTGCCCTGGCCGTGAGGCGTCCACCACGGAGGGCACTGCGGAATCTTTGAAAAGCACGTTGCTGCCCGGCCTCTGTCTGATGGGAATGCTGGGGAAGAAACTGCAAACTAAACATCCATGGAGGATGACAACAGGCCAGGGGGCCGGGCGCAGGCCCCGGCTAACCATGAGAAATGAAGGGACGTGGCCGTGTCATGGGCAGCAGGGGGTCTTGGGGGCCCATGATGCAGTAAAACTGAGGGAAAATGGTGAGATTAATAGACATGGACCCTCCCTGAGGAACTTTTCAAAAGCAGTCCTCTTCTAAGCTGCTTTACTGAgcttaaaaaggaaatcaaatggaaaatacTGAGTAATTTGGGTACAATCAGAAATCTCTGCCGGCTGATGACGTGATTTCCAAATGAAGACCACCCGGGCAATAGCTAGTCCGTGGGGTCTGGCTGCTGGGAAGATACCCACGGCATTCGCCTGTGCAGGACGTCTTACCTCTTTGACGTTCTGTAAGGTTTCAGGTGTAATCGTGAAGTCCACGGGACTGGGAGTAAACTTCCCCTTCTGAGGCTAAAACGAGAGGTGAAACCGAAATCAGTAGGTGAAGGCCAAGAGTTCTGCAGGTCAAATAGCTTTTCCCTTTCAAAAATAAACCAACGGCAGCCTGGCGATGCAGGAAGGACGGGGAACTAAGAGGCGCAAGCCTGGGTCCTGAACACAGTTCTGTCAAATTTCCCCATCTTGctgaaactcagtttcctcatctgtaaaatgaggggagAGATGTCTTAATCTCCAACGTGCCTTTCagattcagaattttaaaatcagatctaAGAAACAGAACAGTGTTATTGGCAAGTACTTATTTGAAACCTCAGCACAGTGACCCTCCAAAGGGCTCTTCACACCTCCCAGATGGTCCCACTTCACAGACGAGGCAAGCGGGGCAGAGAGCTCAGTGGCCTGCTCAGCTCAGTGGTGGAGCTGGGGGGCTGAgcattgaacccaggaggtcaggTTGCTATTGGCCTCTGAGCTATAGAGCTGTCACCTGAAGAATCATACTTTAAACGTTACCAAAACAGCAGTAACAGTGATCACCTCCATGTTACATAATTTCAGAATCTACAGATACAGCCGAGCTTCATGAGAGCCTGCCTGGCATTTTTTATCCAGGGGCTGGGATGCAAAGGGCCAGTCTACCATCCAGAGAGCCAGGGGGAGGAAAGGTCCTGCCTGATGTGCCGACGTGGAGTCCCTCTGGCCCGCGGCCTCAGCTGGGGGACTCTGGGCCCAGGACAATGATGCACACGTGATGCGCATGCCACCGACTGTCTCTGACCCAGAagtcttgtgtcttctgccagcaCCCGTGAAACAGTAAGAGGCTAAATGGTGAGCTTGTAAATAGGGTAAACTCTCAGACCCCATGGGAGATTCCTATCATTAAGCACCAGAGTCCCCGAGTGAAGCTTACAGCGGAGTGAACGATAAATTCACAGGTCTTTGTCAAGTCCTTGGCCAACAGAGACCGCTTCATGTCACAGCGCAGTGTATACTAAAGGGGAGAGTTGGAGGAAAAAAGTTCATTTTAGTGGGATTTGCTTTCATCTTGGAATTATATTCAAAGAGACAAGTCAGTCAACATATTTTAGGGAAATGTTGTACAATCAGTGCATTATAGAAAATTAACatacataatataatacataataggATAGTTAATGTtcaaaataaaggcatttctgttttaaaaatgaaccaCTTTAAGGTTATTCTTCAATCTGTTTGCACAGCTGGCCTGCAGTTGGACCCACTGGCAAACAGGTGCACGGTCCCACCTGTAGCAGGGAGCAGGCTGGCGAGACAGAAAGGGCAGTGCGCTCAGGAGCAGACGCCAGGCCAGATCCCGTTGTTGTCTGCCTTACTGTGCGAGCCCAGACAGATAACACAACTTGTCTGAGCTTCTGCTTCCCTTCTGTAGAATGGGGCTCTTAAGACCCACCTGCAGCGAGACTCCAATGAGATCATGTGTGACAAGCACTCAGCACAGGGCTGGCACAAAGCAATGCTGGAAAACAGCAGCTACTTTGTAAGCGGGATTAGAAAATCCATGCAGTGAGGACTGCAACCCTGGGACAGCACCCAGCATGTCACAACCCTTCCTCGCTGGGCACCTGCTCTGAGTGCATAGCACTGCCCTGGGCACCAGAGCCAAGCTCAAGGTCACACCTGGTCCTCAGGGAACTTCTAGTTTACTGAATATGCAGTAACCCACACATCCATCAACCAACTTCCACAAGGGTCAACTCATGGCTAATCTTATTTCTCGAGACATCTGAGGTCTCTCTCCATCTGCCAACACACAGATGTAGCCTGCACCTCAAAGAAAAAGTGGGTTGGAAAACAATGTAGCATCGCACTTGCACACTTGCTTTTTTAATGTGGCAGAGCCGCATTCCATTTCTCTGCTGTCCCTAGGTTAGTTTTCTGAGCTGGTTGCTACCATGGTGCCTACTGCAAGGTGAGCTCTATTCCCCCAAGGGGAGCCCCACTGCAGAGCTGGTATTGAGCTTAAAGCAGGCTTTGAACGGAGACTGTTGCTTCAAATCCCTGTCCGTGAGCTGAgagactatttaaaaatgtaattctacAGCAGGACCACTGTTGTAAtgccagtctttaaaaaaaaatcacataatccaCGTTTAATAAAGTTAGTTGTTGTTTTAATCGTCCAGGAAAAACTTCAGAATtatgtcaaaaataattttcataactCGGACTCTATGCATAACTGAATCTTCCAAGAAGCTAATATTCGTATGAACAACCTGTCCGCATGAAATAAGAagttactatatatatttaaggtactACTGGGAGagtaaaacattgtttaaaagaaTCATCCTTGTCTGCAAGGATCtttatgtagaatatatatacaatatatatattctttttttgttttttaatacggagtctcactctgtcacccaggctgaagtgcggtggcgtgatctcggttcactgcaacctccacctcctggtttcaagtgattctcttgcctcagcctcctgagtatctggaattacaggggccgcgccaccatggctggctaatttttttttttttgagatggagtttcactcttgttgctcaggctggagtgcgatggcgtgatctcggctcactgcaaactctgcctcctgggttcaagcaattctcctgcctcagcctcccgagtagctgagattacaggcatccaccaccatgcccggctaatttttgtattttagtagagatggggtttcaccatgttagtcaggctggtcttgacctcaggtgatccacatgccttggccttccaaagtgctgggattacaggtgtgagccaccgtgcctggcctaatttttgtatttttagtagatacggggtttcaccatgttggccaggctggtctcgaactcctgaccttaggtgatctgcccacctccgcctcccaaactgctgggattacaggcgtgagccacggtgcccagccctgTCCATAGTTTTAAAGTAGATTCctataaaaggaatttttaactttgaaaaggGATGACTAGGATCTCTAGAAATGAGTGCTGAATATACAATTTCAGCAGACATGTTTTATGTGATAGGATAAACGCTTGCTAGCACAGCTACAAGAGTAAAGCAAGAGTAGAACAAACCTAATAAAACTTGCCTACAATTTAAATTATTGTAAAAAGAAGAAGTAGATGCACAAAGGGCAACTACGGAAGACTCTGATGATCATATGAAGTATCTAGTAACAAAGACAAACATGAACGCAACATGACTGAGAAGAATGTCAAGCTCTTCATCtaaaaaatgacaagaaagcCAAGCCTCTGGAAGTCAGGAATATAATACTGGCAtttgatacatatacatatatatgtgtgtatatgtgtgtgtatatatatatatatatatatatatatatttttttttttaattaaaaaatttttttcttaagagatgaggtattgctatgttgcccaggctggacttgaacttctgggctcaagtgattctcctacctcagcctcccaagtggctgggtttacaggtgcatgccgctgCACCCAGCACGTCTATCTTTTAAATCCTTTATTCTGATTTATGATTTTTACCGTTTTAGATTGTTACAACACAATTCaatttatgaatgaaaaatttcTTGGCACATAATTTAAGAAAGATGATATTAGGGTTTAGCAACAAAAGTTTCTATCCAAAGAAATGTGCCTATGTTAACCTTTAGAGTAAGTGCGGTAAACAGTGCGGGCCGAGGAGTGCTGGTCTGGACCCGCAGGCTGAGGCTGGCCTGTGTGACCACAGGAAGTCACTGCCGTCTCTGGGCGGCACTTGCTCTACtataaaactgtaagaaaaagacCTGCCAAATAatggcatgaatgaatgaatggatggatggatgatgacagatttaaaaaaacataatcttagtttctcttaaatttattttctcaaaagacGACAAATTTTGATATGAATCAAGAATTAATCAATACTTGAGAATTTTTACAAATTCTGATAGGTGTGCAAATGTTAACTGTAATTATAGAGACAAACGTCCTTAGTTTTTGGAGATGCGCAATGAggtattttgagatgaagtatcAAGACTCTGAAACTAACTttaaaatgatttagaaaaaaatctaaatttttaggTGAACAAAGATGGCAAAATACTATTAAGTGCTGAATGACAATAAGTGTGATAAAGTCATGGAAATCAGAGGTTAAGCTAAGAAATCTCTTCATTGTTAGAAATCGGTGAGATAGTTGGGGAGGTACTGAATTCCAAATTGTAGTACTCTGAGGTTAACCCTCAAATGGTAAAATCTGATGATGAAAAGACGAGGGTAGGGGCAATTATTCCCTTTACTAAGGAACCCACCACCTGTTAACTCTCCTACTATATTTTAAGTAGCCTCCAATGTACACACAGCTCTGCAGCAACAGAAGCACacaagctttttgttttgttttcttttgtagagatgagatcttgcgttgttgcccaggctggtcttgaactcctgggttcaagcaatcctcctgccatggcctcccaaagtgcagggatgacaagcgtgagccactgtgcctggccagcacaCACGTTTTCTATGT harbors:
- the VPS26C gene encoding vacuolar protein sorting-associated protein 26C isoform 1 (isoform 1 is encoded by transcript variant 1); the protein is MGTALDIKIKRANKVYHAGEVLSGVVVISSKDSVQHQGVSLTMEGTVNLQLSAKSVGVFEAFYNSVKPIQIINSTIEMVKPGKFPSGKTEIPFEFPLHLKGNKVLYETYHGVFVNIQYTLRCDMKRSLLAKDLTKTCEFIVHSAPQKGKFTPSPVDFTITPETLQNVKERALLPKFLLRGHLNSTNCVITQPLTGELVVESSEAAIRSVELQLVRVETCGCAEGYARDATEIQNIQIADGDVCRGLSVPIYMVFPRLFTCPTLETTNFKVEFEVNIVVLLHPDHLITENFPLKLCRI
- the VPS26C gene encoding vacuolar protein sorting-associated protein 26C isoform 2 (isoform 2 is encoded by transcript variant 2), which codes for MGTALDIKIKRANKVYHAGPQKGKFTPSPVDFTITPETLQNVKERALLPKFLLRGHLNSTNCVITQPLTGELVVESSEAAIRSVELQLVRVETCGCAEGYARDATEIQNIQIADGDVCRGLSVPIYMVFPRLFTCPTLETTNFKVEFEVNIVVLLHPDHLITENFPLKLCRI
- the VPS26C gene encoding vacuolar protein sorting-associated protein 26C isoform 4 (isoform 4 is encoded by transcript variant 4); amino-acid sequence: MGTALDIKIKRANKVYHAGEVLSGVVVISSKDSVQHQGVSLTMEGTVNLQLSAKSVGVFEAFYNSVKPIQIINSTIEMVKPGKFPSGKTEIPFEFPLHLKGNKVLYETYHGVFVNIQPQKGKFTPSPVDFTITPETLQNVKERALLPKFLLRGHLNSTNCVITQPLTGELVVESSEAAIRSVELQLVRVETCGCAEGYARDATEIQNIQIADGDVCRGLSVPIYMVFPRLFTCPTLETTNFKVEFEVNIVVLLHPDHLITENFPLKLCRI
- the VPS26C gene encoding vacuolar protein sorting-associated protein 26C isoform X1; the encoded protein is MGTALDIKIKRANKVYHAGPIQIINSTIEMVKPGKFPSGKTEIPFEFPLHLKGNKVLYETYHGVFVNIQPQKGKFTPSPVDFTITPETLQNVKERALLPKFLLRGHLNSTNCVITQPLTGELVVESSEAAIRSVELQLVRVETCGCAEGYARDATEIQNIQIADGDVCRGLSVPIYMVFPRLFTCPTLETTNFKVEFEVNIVVLLHPDHLITENFPLKLCRI
- the VPS26C gene encoding vacuolar protein sorting-associated protein 26C isoform 3 (isoform 3 is encoded by transcript variant 3), translating into MGTALDIKIKRANKVYHAGPIQIINSTIEMVKPGKFPSGKTEIPFEFPLHLKGNKVLYETYHGVFVNIQYTLRCDMKRSLLAKDLTKTCEFIVHSAPQKGKFTPSPVDFTITPETLQNVKERALLPKFLLRGHLNSTNCVITQPLTGELVVESSEAAIRSVELQLVRVETCGCAEGYARDATEIQNIQIADGDVCRGLSVPIYMVFPRLFTCPTLETTNFKVEFEVNIVVLLHPDHLITENFPLKLCRI